TTTGATCTCCTGCACTTTTCATGCCCCGttattgtgaaaaatgtcaCTGACATTTTCCACATACGATGACGCACACATTCTGAAACCAAAAAGGACACAGAAGGATCATGCATTATAAGCATAAGCATTTCGGAATACAGCACACGTGGAAGagtgaaaaaaattcaattgaTGTTGTATAGCTAGTTGtactatttttgtattattacagtaatgtaatgaatgaacaacaaatggcaaaaaaatatagTCAATGACTAGTGTAGTCATTTCCATGTGCAGTGATTTGAATGGTTGCACGGTGACGTAGATTTGTACGACTGAACAGATGACAGCAGGCCAGCATGGTCATGGGCCAGATGCGATGTGTGACTGTGGCCTGTGGTAGAAAGGCCTCAGCTTTCCTGCCATCAGGGCAGCGTCGCTTACAACCAACTGGATGCAAGAGCTCACTGAGCGCTGACACAAAGGCCTGCTTATCCAGCCCCCATTCCAGGGGCCGAGCATCGCAAACTGAAAGAGCTCCCACTTCCTCGACCGCTGACCGTCGACTGCTCTGTGTTCCCcctcagtgctgccccctgtgCTGGTACCCCGGAACAGCGAGTTCAACGCCAAGCACAGCATGCTGCCGCGCTTCCGCAACCCGCTGCACCAGACGGAGCCGCACATGCCCCACAACGCCACCTTCCCCGACTCCTTCCCCCAGGCCGGCGggctccccttccccctctcccccaacaACAGCTACCCCAGCTCTCCAGAGGGGGGCAGCAGCGCCACCTTCCCCCAGTCCCCGTCCAGCTCTGACCCCGGGAGCCCCTTCCACATGCCAGGTGAGCCGCGTCGCTCCGACCCGCATCAAAGAGCGCATCAATATCCATTATGaaattctgtttgtctgtttagCACACAAAAAGCCAGTAACATGTTCACTGATTGGTCGTGGTATTTGTGTTGCTctaatcattggttgtgttattagatTGGCATGTGCAAATTGGTTTTTCATGCGctgaaggtcttagtaaatcaggccctatgCACATAATGTTCTTGCATTTTCAGCAGAAACCCCTCCGCCTGCGTACATGCCCCCAGAAGAACAGGTGACTCAGGACTGCCCCCAGCCAATGGACACCGgcctgctggccccgccccttccagTAGAGATAAGCAGTAGGCCAGGTAACTTATGAGCTCTCTGTAACATTGCCTCTGCTCATTATAGTGTTCTGTGTACTAGAAAACTACAAAATGTCTGTGAACTACAAGACCATGAAACACTGTACATCAGTGTCACCTGCACATGATAGGTGAATGAGAGTGGAGTTGTGTCTCACCCACAGCCTGAACTACCTTCACAACATCACTACACCGCTGGACAGATGGCCTTTGCCGCTGATTGGTCCAGCTATGCATCTCAGTACACCGTACTGAGAGTTCAGTATTGCAGGATAGGATATGAGAGCTAAACATTATCACATTGTGTAGCTCTGGAGTTGGCAGTGTTGAATTCCTTTATTTTAGATCAGGCTCGGCCTTGTTTTTGGATCCATAAGCAGACTGGAAATCCACCTCGCGGGCGTGTGTAACAGTGTTTACATTTGGGCTATTATTCTGAGAGACTTCGTATTTATTGTTACATATCcagcacaaaatggcagctATACAGAGTCCTGACACGCAGGGGAAACGGAGGAAATATATGGAAATGTTTGTCCAAAGTGGCGCTAGGAGCTGCATCCTGCGTGGGCGGCTAGCTTCCGTTGTCGAAGTAGACAAAACACACCTGCCGGCTAGTGCCCCGGGGCAGAGGAAGCGTGGCAGAAACACGGGCAGGGTAAACATAATCCAGTCCCCCGAGAGCAGCCAGCCGGCACCACCTCTCCCGGATACAGTGCGGCTGGCTGAACTGCCAGCTTTATCTACAGATCTGCTTCCCGCTGCTCACTGCGTCGTTTTGGGTcattttaactgtgtgtgtttacagtttaCACAATGACTCTGACCAATGTGAGGCCAAATTACAAGTGTGCTGAATCAGGGAGATGTTTAAATGTTAAAGGTGGAGTGATTACCCATTTCTTGCTCCACCACAAGCTCCCATTTCCTGGTTGGTCTGCATAGATCGTATTTCCAGATGTACCCAGTGTCCTCCcaacaatttcacattttcatggCGAGATGTATTTGGCAGGGGTTTAATTTCACCACATCTTAAAGGAGAATGTATAAAAAATCTAGCAATTTTGTCATATTAGCCTGGTAACAAGcatatagaataataataaagcaagcTAGCTATGAGTGTAGCAGCTAATTAGCACTCTAGATAAACACATGCAAATAACCATTTCTTTGGTGTGctgtaacaaaatatttaaagtgcAGTTAAGCTAGCATAGGGTCTGATTTAAATAACCAGGAATATTTATTCGGACATACAAATGACAAAGCAGGAGGTGCAGGGACCTTTGTTCTTTACGATTGCTCTGTTGACTTACTGAACGCAGCCAGTCTGTTTCTCAGGTGAGAGTGCATGCAAATAGTCATCTGTCTCAGTCCGGCCACCTAGTGGTGTTACGTGATCCATCCAAAGAAGCAACACACATTTGATTCCCTGCTACAAGTATGCTTTTCTGTTAAGGAGGTGAtcttctgcacttcctgtggtgTCATGTGACTGTAGATTTCATATGGCTGGGTGAACATCATGTGACTGTGGATGTCATATAACTGTGTGGATATCATGTGACTGGATGTCATGTGACTGTGGATATCATGTTACTCTGGATGTCAAATGACTGTGTGGATGTCATGTGACTGTGTATTTCCTTTGCAGATGTCCAGCCGGTTGCCTATGAGGAGCCCAAGCACTGGTGCTCGATTGTTTACTACGAGCTGAACAACCGCGTGGGGGAGGCTTTCCAGGCCTCGTCCACCAGCGTGCTGGTCGACGGCTTCACCGACCCCTCCAACAACCGCAACCGCTTCTGCCTCGGCCTCCTGTCCAACGTCAACCGCAACTCGACCATCGAGAACACCCGGCGGCACATTGGGAAAGGTAGGAGAAGTGTGGTGGTACAGTCACTGGAGACTCTCATGGGCCTTACGTTTTCAggctgccattttgattttacaCCCAGTTCCTTCCATTGTAACCTGCTAACTCACTAGCTTGATATCAGGCACTATCAATTCAAATGTCCAAACAGTGCAAATAATATGATTTCCAATGGTTTGTAATTTAAGCTCACTACCAAAAGTCAGTTTTCTTCTAATGGTACAATTATATTTGCTtgtgcacacagaacacaagcagCGCCTCTGAAGTATTTTCCTCCACTGTTCAGTCTTCCGAGCAGCCTGGCCTTGGGGATTTTTATTAcggcaacaataataatcatttggAGCACGTCATTTGGAAGCGATATAAATATAAACCTCATTTGAGTGGGAGTGCTTGCATCCTGCACACAGCGCTGCAGGAAGTGATTACATCACTCGACCTTTATGTGTAGTCCAGTGTGAGGGAGTGCGATGGTTTTGCGCGTTTAAAAGCTACTCAGCGAATGATGTAATGGGCATCAGTGCTCCAGGCTTACGGGTAGAGGGGCGAATTCAGGAGCAATTAGCGGCGCTCTCAGCTAGCGTTTCTCCCTCAGGCGTGCACCTGTACTACGTGGGGGGCGAGGTGTACGCCGAGTGCCTGAGCGACAGCAGCATCTTCGTCCAGAGCCGCAACTGCAACTACCACCACGGCTTCCACCCCACCACCGTCTGCAAGATCCCCAGCGGCTGCAGCCTCAAGATCTTCAACAACCAGGAGTTCGCCGAGCTCCTCGCCCAGTCCGTCAACCACGGCTTCGAGGCCGTCTACGAGCTCACCAAGATGTGCACCATCCGCATGAGCTTCGTCAAGGTAGCGCGCCGGGGGCTGCATTCGTGTGCATGCGAACACATATGCACTAGCCTGAGGAGATACCTTCATGTATATGCATATCCacacgcatgctctctctctctctctcacatgcacacacgcatagccatcacacagacacacgcacgcacacacagacacacgcacgcacaactGCATaggcatcacacacacacacacacacacacacccatgcataaAGGCATAGGCATCACACAcgctctctttcacacacacgcacacacacacatacacacacaaccatacgaacacacatacataattcCAGTTAATATGGCTTCAGTCTGCATTTTCATGCAGACCATACCATCAGCAGGTCAGGTAAAATTGCAGACTAATTAATTTTGTTGATCCTTATTGTGGATTTTAGGGGCAGCTGGGGAATTAAAGACTGCATGAGTATGATGTGTGATTAATGTGCAGCGGTGCTTGTGGCTGTGTTCCAGGGCTGGGGTGCCGAGTATCACCGGCAGGATGtcaccagcaccccctgctggatCGAGATTCACCTGCACGGTCCCCTGCAGTGGCTGGATAAAGTGCTCACTCAAATGGGGTCCCCCCACAACCCCATCTCTTCAGTGTCCTAGACTTAACTGGGACCATTGCTGGACTACATCAGTGCCCTAGACTGATCTGGGAACAGTGCTGGACTGCATACTATATTGAAAATTGAGTGCCAGTACTGGGATTTtttgaagggtggggggggggggtgttttactTGAAGGACGTCCGAATCGGGCACATGGCAGACtagtgggtggggggttgggggggtgacTAAGTTTCTGGAAGTTACTTGATATTTGTGACCAACTGTAATAATTAGACCATTATACTCATTGCCAGTTCCCTCCTGCTCTCGTTCTAGCCCTTTCCATTTCATCATGTTTCCAGTTTACACTACAGTATTCCATGGCTGACCCAGGGTAATCTCGAGGTGCTAGCAGTTGTACACCTGCGCAGAACAGAGGGCAACTGGgctaaataaaaagcatttagaGTGGTCATAtcaaaaaaaggaatttaaatacaatttgtttATGGCTATATTAGGACAGCAGTTAAAGTAAACGTCTCCCAGATGCGTCCTCGTTCTTTTgtagaactgaaaaaaataataaatgtagcaCACAGTTCCAGTTGAGGACCTCATAGCTGGgtaggggtgggaggggcgggggggcgggagggggaggccgggagggggaggggggggtgtagtgTTGGtaaggtggggaaaaaaatgtgtgtatttctcAATTTGCATTATCGTAATGTTCCGCTGAGTGTTTAGATAAACTGACTGTTAGAATAAGTGCTGTGCAATCTCTGGAAGTGTAGTGCTGTTTGAATAGAGGTGCCGGTGTCCGCTGTTGCTAATAACGCGATGACGCGCGGCCACAGCGGAGTATTTCTGAGCAGCGCACGGTACAGCTTGTGTTTACGGCTGCCTTGTGGAAAATTCTGTCCATCTGTGTCCTCCTATTTCATTGGCCCCGCAGGGCTTCGATGAATAAACGTTATGAAATGTGTTGGCCGAGCCTTTTTGAtaatgaaccttttttttttttttttttttaagttgtagacagaaaaaaagttgaGAGCTGAGCCGAGTTACTGATGGCCATACAGTATTGTTTTATAAAACAAGAATTTTAATTTCgtacttaaattttttttttaacttcaggaAAACCCATTCACggttaattaaaatgtcaaatgtttgtattttttaacatgttttcatttatttgttgtatCTGCACTTTCCACGTCCCCGCATTGTTTCCCTTTTGAGAATTTTGCTCCAGAGTCATATTCCCAGAAAGCAGTTAAATTGAACAGCTATCAGGCCTCTCCTGGAAGATTCAATAAAATCATTTCATTACAAGAATTGccttatttgtttaaattttctgtatattttgtttgtgtgtgtgtgtgcacatgcatgtgtgtaagggAGTTCGTACTGGAGTGAGAAACGCATGCCTGtgcatacacattttttattccaTTGACAAAGTCCTCTCCACGTTATCAGTAAGATATGGAATGGAAGTGTTCAGTAATACCTAGTATTGTAAAGTCATAATTGGTATGAATACAGTACATGGGATATTAATTTGGAGCTGATTGACTTTGCAGACATTCACATCCTTTATTAAACACCTTAATACTGCTAGTTTTCACAACGGGATATTCGCTGAGGCAGTTCTGTTTCCATTTCCCCAGCAGTTAAGGGTCCCCAGTTAAGGTTCTTACCCACTATGCCACACTCAGTGAAAACTCGATGGATCAACAAGGGGACCCTGAAGAGAGATGTGACAGTACAACTTGTTCATACAAACTAATTAATgtagtattttgtgttttattttcatggaGATACATCCAGTCCTGTCATAAATTCAATCTCTGAGGTAACAAAAAagataacacaaaaagattagttttatttaaaaataatcttagacagcTTTTCTCAAAATAGCATCCGTTggctttaattattatgaaattattggaagtctattcaatcattttgcaaatgggggtgagagggggttGAGGTGTATTTAGATTGACGAAGAAGGTGTTATGCATAGATGTGAGaggccaagtaaacatattgtggcaaggttattccccATGAGAAATAGTAAAGTAGTTTAAGATTACcaggtgctgtgttcagtacacatTCAGGAGGGTCCaactgatgggcagtaatgttaacaagaGAAGACGAAGAAGATGAAGAGGTGGTAGATACATATATTGTGGTGTCTTGCAAAAGAAACCATTCTAAAATTTCCCAACTACAGAAAGAACTCAATGCAGTTAAAGAGAAACCAGTTCCTCTGACAACTAAAAAACAACTATGATccgctggtctaaaaggatgcaCATCTGCCTTACCCCAATCTCTTTGGTCCAATGTTAATGGTGCTTGGTCCACTGCAGTCTTTTCTTGTTAACAGCAACGGCTTTTTCGTAGATACACACCAGTACGTAAAGACTGTCATCTAGTGGTTCAAAAAGTATACTGTTATATTAACTCTCTACAGCTGGTGTAAGGTGCACCTCCCTGTGAGATAAAAGTATAAAGAGAAAATACTTGTGTTTCTATCTTACAAATATACGTCCCGCTCTTCAACTCgctcaaatataattactacaaatgtaaagaaaattaTGGGAATTGGGAAATAATCATAACATTCAATTTCTCTTGAAGTAATGTCACAGGAAGAAGTTGTCCAGGTTACAGGAAGTAGTTATGTTAAGGAACTGAAGTGGGTACTAATCATAGATATCTATGGTGTAATTcatgtttttcacagctgtcaaGGTGGACTGTTACTATTAGCTAGGTCAACTTGCCTGTACGTTCTTACTAATCCAATAGTGGCTTTCTAAATGTAATTCACTGCCTTATAATGTGTACAACCTGCCGTCTAAATGACTGCGAACGAATGTCCGTGAAAACGTGGTAGCAAAGCAGTAGGAAGCTATCTTTGGGCCGGGTAAGTGTTTATATATTATGAGCTAGCTAGCGATATGAGCGATTATGGGAATTTCAAGTCACTGATAGTGTGAGCTAATTGACTTCTGCTTGTTTTAGACACACAAATAATGCAATACAACCCTCTGTCTTGTTAGTTAAATCTGTCGTTTGGCTGACTTCAGTTTACGAAAACATAAAAGGACAGGTCAGGGCTGTACTTcgtgtaatgtaaatgttggTTGCATAGCTAGTGCTATACAGTTGCTAACTGCATGTTGCTGTTTACCTGAGTAAATAATCATGCTGCTAAGGACAGTCTGGTAACAGTGTGTATTACGCGCACATTGATAACATCACTAGGTATTGTAGTAGACTAGTAACTTATACAGTACAACCACTGACATGTGTTTTAGGTGAACAATGGGACCTTCAAAGGTCTTGTGTGTGCTTCACCGTGCAAACATGTTTTCACCTGCGTGGACTGCATGCCTCGGCCGCTCTGTGGGCTGTAAGGTGGCTTTGGATCTGGGCCGGCCAGCATCACTGGCCGCGCAGCAGCGACGGCGCTACTGCATGCAGTCAGCCCTCAATCCTCACATGGGCGAGCTGACggacagggagagcagggtCCTGGCGCGGCTATACGAGGGACTCGTGACGGGGCAGAGGGCCTGTCTGGCGGAGTCCATAACCCTGGTGGAGACCCAGCACCCTCGGAAGAAGGAGCTGGCGCAGGTTCTGCTCCAAAGAGTCCTCGCCCACCGGCGCCAACAGGAGCAACTTAACGGAGGGAACCCTTTGGCTTTTAGAATAGGTCAGTGTTAACAAACCTCACAATCTCTGTTTATCTTTGGCTTTTAGAGTAGGTCAGAGTGTTCTaattgctctctgtctctctccatatTGCTGTATTTTAGACTACATTATAAACACAATTCAATAAGTACTTAATTTATTATACTGTTCTAATTATTGAAAGAAAACAGATGAATGAATAATCCAATACTTATTTTCATTGCCTTAACATGTGTGGGTTTTGTTGGTGTGGATGTTCCAGTTGTGACTCAAATTGTTTCCTGTTGTGTTCCAGGGCTGTCGGGTCCCCCAGGGGCAGGCAAGTCTTCCTTCATTGAGGTGTTTGGGAAAATGCTGACTGGAAGTGGCCACAAAGTTTCAGTTTTGGCCGTAGACCCCTCCTCCTGCACTACAGGCGGTAAGCATCAACAGTGGTCTGCAACAGTTTTGTAGGGTTGGAGGTTGTTCCACCAAGGATGCTAAttaaaggatgtttttttttataattctaTTCTGTGCAGTTAAATTTCAGATAAGTTGGAATACATTTCCCATCATACATTTCACCATAGTGTAACATAGtttgcaatgcattgtgggggatTGAGGTAAAGCAAACAAAAGTGGGTGTGTGCATTTTCTTGCAAGATTAAGTTAAGTAAAAATATCTCAGTGAGGTGCCAACGTATTTTTTGACACAGCACAGATGCTTGGAAATGTATATATGATTGATTTGAAAATCACAATGATGATGAAATACTGGCAAGAGCATGAATGAGAGTGTACACATTCAGTGCTTTTTGTATTATACAATGAGTGTTAAAGAGTGGCGTTCTTCCCAACTGTGGCACTGAGTGTGATATAGCTTTTTAGTAGTTCTGTTTTATAAAGGAGGGCATTATGCATATATCTCTCTGGATGTTTGTATTATCTCACATAGATACGGCTACAGTTTTAAGGGAATCTTTCCTTTAAGCATTCCCTTGTTAACCCATCATATAAGGTGTTCCCTCACCTCTATCTGTAGTTTTAGTGCTTTGCGTATCCTTATCTTCTTGGGTTCAGTCAATGCAGCTGCTCTGAGACAACCTGTTTCCGTCTGTGTTTCAGGGTCTTTAATGGGCGATAAGACCCGCATGACAGAGCTGTCTAGGGACATGCAGGCCTTCATCCGACCGTCCCCCACGTCCGGCACGCTGGGAGGGGTCACCAGGACCACCAATGAGGCCATAGTTCTGTGTGAAGGAGCCGGGTACGATATAGTTTTAGTGGAAACAGTAGGTAAGGTTCTACTGTTCAGGTGTATGTAGAGATATTACTGTCTGGTTATACGGAACAATTATTCTGTCAGGTATTATAATGCAGTATAATTTTGTAGTGTTGTATTAGTACTCATATCATGGCTTGCTTTTCTTTTAAGTGTGGAGCTTTGTTTtatgagaaaaaatgtttatttctggaAAATTATAAGTTGCATGTAAATGTGGTCACAGGGTAGAGGGGAGTTTGGCTTCCATTAATATTATCTTTGTTGTTTACATTAGGCGTGGGCCAATCAGAGTTTGCAGTTGCAGACATGGTGGATATGTTTGTTTTACTGAttccacctgcagggggcgatgAACTGCAGGTCAGTCTGAGGAACTGTAGCATTGACAGGAGCCTGAACCAAGGCCTTCACCTCTGTTTTAGTTGAGTCCAGTATGCATCTCTGTTGCTGTGGTGAATTCTCTCATTAGCTGTACTTACGTCCAAGGCTACTGGGCTAATACAGTTGAACTGATTGTGCATAGGGGATCAAGAGAGGGATCATTGAAATGGCTGACATGGTCGTGGTCACCAAAGCAGACGGAGATTTGCTGGTTCCTGCACGCAGGATACAAGCTGAGTATACCAGCGCCCTGAAGCTGCTA
This region of Anguilla anguilla isolate fAngAng1 chromosome 5, fAngAng1.pri, whole genome shotgun sequence genomic DNA includes:
- the smad1 gene encoding mothers against decapentaplegic homolog 1 isoform X1, with the translated sequence MNVTSLFSFTSPAVKRLLGWKQGDEEEKWAEKAVDALVKKLKKKKGAMEELERALSCPGQPSSCVTIPRSLDGRLQVSHRKGLPHVIYCRVWRWPDLQSHHELKALECCEFPFGSKQKDVCINPYHYKRVDSPVLPPVLVPRNSEFNAKHSMLPRFRNPLHQTEPHMPHNATFPDSFPQAGGLPFPLSPNNSYPSSPEGGSSATFPQSPSSSDPGSPFHMPAETPPPAYMPPEEQVTQDCPQPMDTGLLAPPLPVEISSRPDVQPVAYEEPKHWCSIVYYELNNRVGEAFQASSTSVLVDGFTDPSNNRNRFCLGLLSNVNRNSTIENTRRHIGKGVHLYYVGGEVYAECLSDSSIFVQSRNCNYHHGFHPTTVCKIPSGCSLKIFNNQEFAELLAQSVNHGFEAVYELTKMCTIRMSFVKGWGAEYHRQDVTSTPCWIEIHLHGPLQWLDKVLTQMGSPHNPISSVS
- the smad1 gene encoding mothers against decapentaplegic homolog 1 isoform X2 encodes the protein MNVTSLFSFTSPAVKRLLGWKQGDEEEKWAEKAVDALVKKLKKKKGAMEELERALSCPGQPSSCVTIPRSLDGRLQVSHRKGLPHVIYCRVWRWPDLQSHHELKALECCEFPFGSKQKDVCINPYHYKRVDSPVLPPVLVPRNSEFNAKHSMLPRFRNPLHQTEPHMPHNATFPDSFPQAGGLPFPLSPNNSYPSSPEGGSSATFPQSPSSSDPGSPFHMPETPPPAYMPPEEQVTQDCPQPMDTGLLAPPLPVEISSRPDVQPVAYEEPKHWCSIVYYELNNRVGEAFQASSTSVLVDGFTDPSNNRNRFCLGLLSNVNRNSTIENTRRHIGKGVHLYYVGGEVYAECLSDSSIFVQSRNCNYHHGFHPTTVCKIPSGCSLKIFNNQEFAELLAQSVNHGFEAVYELTKMCTIRMSFVKGWGAEYHRQDVTSTPCWIEIHLHGPLQWLDKVLTQMGSPHNPISSVS
- the mmaa gene encoding methylmalonic aciduria type A protein, mitochondrial isoform X1 codes for the protein MGPSKVLCVLHRANMFSPAWTACLGRSVGCKVALDLGRPASLAAQQRRRYCMQSALNPHMGELTDRESRVLARLYEGLVTGQRACLAESITLVETQHPRKKELAQVLLQRVLAHRRQQEQLNGGNPLAFRIGLSGPPGAGKSSFIEVFGKMLTGSGHKVSVLAVDPSSCTTGGSLMGDKTRMTELSRDMQAFIRPSPTSGTLGGVTRTTNEAIVLCEGAGYDIVLVETVGVGQSEFAVADMVDMFVLLIPPAGGDELQGIKRGIIEMADMVVVTKADGDLLVPARRIQAEYTSALKLLRKKSKTWNPKVARLSSVTGEGVPELWARMQEFRAAALRGGQLQARRRSQQKVWMWSLIQENVLRHFRDHPAVRDALPSLEDRVTRGDISPGLAADLLLRAFSSAQ
- the mmaa gene encoding methylmalonic aciduria type A protein, mitochondrial isoform X2 codes for the protein MGPSKVLCVLHRANMFSPAWTACLGRSVGCKVALDLGRPASLAAQQRRRYCMQSALNPHMGELTDRESRVLARLYEGLVTGQRACLAESITLVETQHPRKKELAQVLLQRVLAHRRQQEQLNGGNPLAFRIGLSGPPGAGKSSFIEVFGKMLTGSGHKVSVLAVDPSSCTTGGSLMGDKTRMTELSRDMQAFIRPSPTSGTLGGVTRTTNEAIVLCEGAGYDIVLVETVGGDELQGIKRGIIEMADMVVVTKADGDLLVPARRIQAEYTSALKLLRKKSKTWNPKVARLSSVTGEGVPELWARMQEFRAAALRGGQLQARRRSQQKVWMWSLIQENVLRHFRDHPAVRDALPSLEDRVTRGDISPGLAADLLLRAFSSAQ